The following coding sequences are from one Lolium rigidum isolate FL_2022 chromosome 6, APGP_CSIRO_Lrig_0.1, whole genome shotgun sequence window:
- the LOC124661504 gene encoding TPR repeat-containing thioredoxin TTL4-like isoform X2: MKRSSSLGSSGASLCGLSAAPVEELILDDSPPKQSDSFGARESSHEVSCPSILHGDHDMLSCESTESTSSPLAGRAANSAKCTGRNDSMGLPKDRGTSSAGDSLDGGYSTKKGSKLSADGGGNAEQGLFVFGECASAPHSWFAASTAQSDANKLDSSDEGDAPCSSERQDLSAPEDGRCGNLEPSPGSSNRDAPHFRPHEVHETGKASNTAPSSIASQDDIPKVSLTKLTEVMQTQSTVVAAPGLGEWGSFDEKSFTLNDHNVSSKDKGVVKAMSMNRRAVKPKKFSSARQVSSLRTVHAADSFSGKVIPESNFNLQQSGKVGFRLEDSGIRVGNSRLEEANGTQTTESSHDGTRLTYAANLESSGHSQRQQTKKSSEGMPVNNTKFVQSLPTSAISLAHTEVSASQPNTVFASQWTEYSKAEPTTVTCTKTEKFGYQEDCETWRIRGNQAYAAGRLTKAEEYYTHGINSVSPNEASRKALMLCYSNRAATRISLGRMRDALSDCRKATEIDSSFLKAQVRAANCLLALGDVEEAQKGFEICLKSNHVESLNHKIIEEASDGLQKAQKVSSFILQSKEYLVKKEFDKIPSALQMITDALSICIHSDSLMKMKAEAMLLLRRYEEVIRFCGETLHLAERNSVSMCLDEHPENINLDICCSSVKLWRYYLITKSYFFTGKLEEAHQFLKKHDQATLVEYKCGEHSEQSVSSLSMTISELLRLKVAGNEAFQAGKYSEAVEHYSAALLSSTESLHFSAICFGNRAAAYQAMGHILDAIADCSLAIALDTSYCKVISRRASLYELIRDYSQAENDLRRLISLLEEQLQENMSTPSEKLDNVRNNLHRANIRLSALERDARKRNTLNIYLILNFFWNAM; encoded by the exons ATGAAGAGGAGCTCCTCGCTTGGATCCAGTGGTGCCTCATTGTGCGGCCTCTCTGCAGCACCAGTTGAAGAGCTCATCCTAGATGATTCTCCCCCAAAGCAAAGCGATAGTTTTGGTGCCAGGGAAAGCTCGCACGAGGTTTCTTGTCCGAGCATTCTTCATGGTGACCATGATATGCTGTCATGTGAGAGTACGGAGTCGACAAGCTCACCATTAGCTGGTCGAGCGGCCAATTCAGCAAAATGTACTGGCAGGAACGATTCCATGGGACTCCCCAAGGACCGCGGCACCTCATCTGCTGGAGATTCTCTGGATGGAGGTTACTCCACAAAGAAAGGAAGTAAACTCTCTGCAGATGGTGGCGGTAATGCCGAGCAGGGTTTGTTTGTTTTCGGTGAGTGCGCTAGTGCTCCGCATAGCTGGTTCGCTGCAAGCACAGCGCAAAGCGATGCCAACAAGTTGGATTCATCTGATGAAGGGGATGCGCCATGCAGTTCTGAACGGCAAGACCTTTCAGCTCCTGAGGATGGCAGATGCGGCAACTTGGAGCCTTCACCTGGTTCAAGTAATAGGGATGCTCCACatttcagacctcatgaagttcaTGAAACAGGAAAAGCCTCTAATACCGCACCTTCTAGCATTGCATCTCAAGATGACATTCCCAAGGTTTCTTTGACGAAATTGACTGAGGTTATGCAAACACAAAGCACCGTAGTTGCAGCGCCAGGGCTTGGTGAATGGGGATCTTTCGATGAGAAATCGTTTACTCTGAATGACCACAATGTATCATCTAAAGACAAGGGAGTGGTTAAGGCTATGAGCATGAATAGAAGGGCAGTTAAACCAAAGAAATTCTCCTCGGCCCGCCAGGTTTCTTCCTTGCGGACAGTTCATGCAGCTGACAGTTTTTCTGGAAAAGTGATTCCAGAATCAAACTTCAATTTGCAGCAATCTGGAAAGGTTGGCTTCAGGTTAGAGGACTCTGGTATCCGTGTAGGTAACAGTCGCCTTGAGGAAGCTAATGGTACGCAAACAACAGAAAGTAGCCATGACGGAACAAGGCTTACTTATGCCGCGAACTTGGAAAGTTCTGGTCATTCTCAAAGACAGCAGACCAAGAAAAGTTCTGAAGGAATGCCTGTTAATAATACTAAATTTGTTCAAAGCCTTCCTACATCTGCCATTAGTCTTGCACACACAGAAGTATCAGCAAGCCAGCCCAACACAGTTTTTGCGTCTCAATGGACTGAATACAGCAAAGCAGAACCTACAACAGTAACATGTACAAAAACGGAAAAGTTTGGATATCAGGAAGATTGTGAAACTTGGCGTATAAG GGGGAACCAAGCTTATGCTGCAGGACGGTTAACAAAGGCGGAGGAATACTATACTCATGGGATTAATTCTGTTTCCCCAAATGAAGCCTCGCGGAAAGCATTAATGTTGTGCTACAGCAACCGTGCAGCTACCCGGATATCTCTCGGTAGGATGAGAGATGCACTCTCTGATTGccggaaagctactgaaattgaTTCTAGCTTTCTCAAGGCGCAAGTCAGAGCTGCAAA CTGCCTACTTGCTCTTGGGGATGTTGAAGAAGCACAAAAGGGTTTTGAAATCTGTTTGAAGTCTAATCATGTGGAAAGCTTGAATCATAAAATCATAGAAGAGGCTTCTGATGGTCTACAAAAAGCTCAG AAAGTATCTAGTTTTATTCTTCAATCCAAGGAATATCTTGTTAAAAAGGAATTTGACAAGATACCAAGCGCCTTACAAATGATCACGGATGCTTTGTCCATATGCATTCATTCAGACAGCTTGATGAAAATGAAAGCAGAAGCCATGTTACTG TTGCGGCGATATGAAGAAGTAATTCGGTTTTGTGGAGAAACTCTGCATCTGGCAGAGAGAAATAGTGTGTCTATGTGTCTTGATGAGCATCCAGAAAACATTAACTTGGACATTTGCTGTTCCTCTGTGAAATTGTGGCGCTATTATCTCATCACCAAGTCATATTTCTTCACGGGAAAGCTTGAAGAGGCTCATCAATTCTTAAAAAAGCATGATCAGGCAACACTTGTGGAATACAA GTGCGGGGAGCATTCTGAGCAATCAGTTTCGTCACTTTCTATGACAATCTCTGAACTACTGCGCCTAAAA GTTGCTGGGAACGAAGCTTTTCAAGCTGGTAAATATTCAGAGGCTGTGGAACATTATAGTGCTGCTTTGTTAAGCAGTACCGAGTCACTACATTTTTCAGCAATCTGCTTTGGCAACCGTGCAGCTGCATACCAAGCAATGGGCCATATTTTAGATGCCATAGCAGATTGTTCGCTAGCTATAGCGCTGGACACTAGTTATTGTAAG GTCATTTCTAGAAGAGCTAGTTTGTATGAACTTATAAGAGATTACAGTCAGGCCGAAAATGATCTTCGCAGACTAATTTCTCTTCTTGAGGAACAACTACAAGAAAATATGTCCACACCATCAGAAAAGTTAGATAATGTTCGTAACAATCTACATCGAGCCAATATTAGACTTTCTGCTTTGGAGCGTGATGCCAGAAAAAGGAACACATTGAATATATATTTGATATT GAACTTCTTTTGGAATGCAATGTGA
- the LOC124661504 gene encoding TPR repeat-containing thioredoxin TTL4-like isoform X1 has translation MKRSSSLGSSGASLCGLSAAPVEELILDDSPPKQSDSFGARESSHEVSCPSILHGDHDMLSCESTESTSSPLAGRAANSAKCTGRNDSMGLPKDRGTSSAGDSLDGGYSTKKGSKLSADGGGNAEQGLFVFGECASAPHSWFAASTAQSDANKLDSSDEGDAPCSSERQDLSAPEDGRCGNLEPSPGSSNRDAPHFRPHEVHETGKASNTAPSSIASQDDIPKVSLTKLTEVMQTQSTVVAAPGLGEWGSFDEKSFTLNDHNVSSKDKGVVKAMSMNRRAVKPKKFSSARQVSSLRTVHAADSFSGKVIPESNFNLQQSGKVGFRLEDSGIRVGNSRLEEANGTQTTESSHDGTRLTYAANLESSGHSQRQQTKKSSEGMPVNNTKFVQSLPTSAISLAHTEVSASQPNTVFASQWTEYSKAEPTTVTCTKTEKFGYQEDCETWRIRGNQAYAAGRLTKAEEYYTHGINSVSPNEASRKALMLCYSNRAATRISLGRMRDALSDCRKATEIDSSFLKAQVRAANCLLALGDVEEAQKGFEICLKSNHVESLNHKIIEEASDGLQKAQKVSSFILQSKEYLVKKEFDKIPSALQMITDALSICIHSDSLMKMKAEAMLLLRRYEEVIRFCGETLHLAERNSVSMCLDEHPENINLDICCSSVKLWRYYLITKSYFFTGKLEEAHQFLKKHDQATLVEYKCGEHSEQSVSSLSMTISELLRLKVAGNEAFQAGKYSEAVEHYSAALLSSTESLHFSAICFGNRAAAYQAMGHILDAIADCSLAIALDTSYCKVISRRASLYELIRDYSQAENDLRRLISLLEEQLQENMSTPSEKLDNVRNNLHRANIRLSALERDARKRNTLNIYLILGIEPACSAVGIKKAYRKAALRHHPDKAGNFLVRSENIDDTAWAEIANMIRRDADYLFKIIGKAYAILSDPTVKSK, from the exons ATGAAGAGGAGCTCCTCGCTTGGATCCAGTGGTGCCTCATTGTGCGGCCTCTCTGCAGCACCAGTTGAAGAGCTCATCCTAGATGATTCTCCCCCAAAGCAAAGCGATAGTTTTGGTGCCAGGGAAAGCTCGCACGAGGTTTCTTGTCCGAGCATTCTTCATGGTGACCATGATATGCTGTCATGTGAGAGTACGGAGTCGACAAGCTCACCATTAGCTGGTCGAGCGGCCAATTCAGCAAAATGTACTGGCAGGAACGATTCCATGGGACTCCCCAAGGACCGCGGCACCTCATCTGCTGGAGATTCTCTGGATGGAGGTTACTCCACAAAGAAAGGAAGTAAACTCTCTGCAGATGGTGGCGGTAATGCCGAGCAGGGTTTGTTTGTTTTCGGTGAGTGCGCTAGTGCTCCGCATAGCTGGTTCGCTGCAAGCACAGCGCAAAGCGATGCCAACAAGTTGGATTCATCTGATGAAGGGGATGCGCCATGCAGTTCTGAACGGCAAGACCTTTCAGCTCCTGAGGATGGCAGATGCGGCAACTTGGAGCCTTCACCTGGTTCAAGTAATAGGGATGCTCCACatttcagacctcatgaagttcaTGAAACAGGAAAAGCCTCTAATACCGCACCTTCTAGCATTGCATCTCAAGATGACATTCCCAAGGTTTCTTTGACGAAATTGACTGAGGTTATGCAAACACAAAGCACCGTAGTTGCAGCGCCAGGGCTTGGTGAATGGGGATCTTTCGATGAGAAATCGTTTACTCTGAATGACCACAATGTATCATCTAAAGACAAGGGAGTGGTTAAGGCTATGAGCATGAATAGAAGGGCAGTTAAACCAAAGAAATTCTCCTCGGCCCGCCAGGTTTCTTCCTTGCGGACAGTTCATGCAGCTGACAGTTTTTCTGGAAAAGTGATTCCAGAATCAAACTTCAATTTGCAGCAATCTGGAAAGGTTGGCTTCAGGTTAGAGGACTCTGGTATCCGTGTAGGTAACAGTCGCCTTGAGGAAGCTAATGGTACGCAAACAACAGAAAGTAGCCATGACGGAACAAGGCTTACTTATGCCGCGAACTTGGAAAGTTCTGGTCATTCTCAAAGACAGCAGACCAAGAAAAGTTCTGAAGGAATGCCTGTTAATAATACTAAATTTGTTCAAAGCCTTCCTACATCTGCCATTAGTCTTGCACACACAGAAGTATCAGCAAGCCAGCCCAACACAGTTTTTGCGTCTCAATGGACTGAATACAGCAAAGCAGAACCTACAACAGTAACATGTACAAAAACGGAAAAGTTTGGATATCAGGAAGATTGTGAAACTTGGCGTATAAG GGGGAACCAAGCTTATGCTGCAGGACGGTTAACAAAGGCGGAGGAATACTATACTCATGGGATTAATTCTGTTTCCCCAAATGAAGCCTCGCGGAAAGCATTAATGTTGTGCTACAGCAACCGTGCAGCTACCCGGATATCTCTCGGTAGGATGAGAGATGCACTCTCTGATTGccggaaagctactgaaattgaTTCTAGCTTTCTCAAGGCGCAAGTCAGAGCTGCAAA CTGCCTACTTGCTCTTGGGGATGTTGAAGAAGCACAAAAGGGTTTTGAAATCTGTTTGAAGTCTAATCATGTGGAAAGCTTGAATCATAAAATCATAGAAGAGGCTTCTGATGGTCTACAAAAAGCTCAG AAAGTATCTAGTTTTATTCTTCAATCCAAGGAATATCTTGTTAAAAAGGAATTTGACAAGATACCAAGCGCCTTACAAATGATCACGGATGCTTTGTCCATATGCATTCATTCAGACAGCTTGATGAAAATGAAAGCAGAAGCCATGTTACTG TTGCGGCGATATGAAGAAGTAATTCGGTTTTGTGGAGAAACTCTGCATCTGGCAGAGAGAAATAGTGTGTCTATGTGTCTTGATGAGCATCCAGAAAACATTAACTTGGACATTTGCTGTTCCTCTGTGAAATTGTGGCGCTATTATCTCATCACCAAGTCATATTTCTTCACGGGAAAGCTTGAAGAGGCTCATCAATTCTTAAAAAAGCATGATCAGGCAACACTTGTGGAATACAA GTGCGGGGAGCATTCTGAGCAATCAGTTTCGTCACTTTCTATGACAATCTCTGAACTACTGCGCCTAAAA GTTGCTGGGAACGAAGCTTTTCAAGCTGGTAAATATTCAGAGGCTGTGGAACATTATAGTGCTGCTTTGTTAAGCAGTACCGAGTCACTACATTTTTCAGCAATCTGCTTTGGCAACCGTGCAGCTGCATACCAAGCAATGGGCCATATTTTAGATGCCATAGCAGATTGTTCGCTAGCTATAGCGCTGGACACTAGTTATTGTAAG GTCATTTCTAGAAGAGCTAGTTTGTATGAACTTATAAGAGATTACAGTCAGGCCGAAAATGATCTTCGCAGACTAATTTCTCTTCTTGAGGAACAACTACAAGAAAATATGTCCACACCATCAGAAAAGTTAGATAATGTTCGTAACAATCTACATCGAGCCAATATTAGACTTTCTGCTTTGGAGCGTGATGCCAGAAAAAGGAACACATTGAATATATATTTGATATT AGGAATTGAACCAGCTTGCTCTGCTGTGGGTATAAAAAAAGCATACCGCAAAGCAGCATTAAGGCATCATCCAGATAAA GCCGGTAATTTTCTTGTGAGAAGTGAAAATATCGATGATACAGCATGGGCAGAAATTGCTAACATGATCCGCAGAGATGCTGATTATTTATTCAAAATAATTGGGAAAGCATATGCCATACTTTCGGACCCTACAGTG AAGAGCAAATGA